The following proteins are co-located in the Chryseobacterium daecheongense genome:
- the lpdA gene encoding dihydrolipoyl dehydrogenase — MENYDVAVIGSGPGGYVAAIRSAQLGYKTVIIEKYTTLGGTCTNVGCIPTKALLDSTHHYAEAQHGFGSHGIMLNEINLDFSQMYKRKSEVVTKNTSGLEFLMNKNKITHIQGMARFINDSTIQISGKDGEQTVVAKHYIIATGSKPSTISGIEIDKKRIITSTEALSLQEKPKTMIIIGGGVIGVEMASIFSRIGTKVTILEYADHLISTMDHGLGRSLQKILKKEGIEIHLNQSVYKAENLGASAKVFFRDQGGKENELEGDYVLMAVGRRPYTEGLGLENTGVQVNNRGFIEVDEKCRTAVSTIYAIGDVIGGAMLAHKAEEEGVLVAETINGQNRHIHYDRIPSVVYTWPEVASVGFTEEYLKKNQIEYRSGSFPFSASARARASMDTEGFAKVLVDPKYGEILGVHIIGARAADLIAQGVIAQEYEVTAEDMFRISYAHPTYSETLKEAYLIASGQGAINI, encoded by the coding sequence ATGGAAAATTATGACGTTGCTGTAATAGGCTCTGGCCCTGGTGGATATGTAGCTGCAATCAGAAGTGCACAACTGGGTTATAAAACTGTAATCATAGAAAAATATACAACATTGGGAGGTACATGTACAAACGTTGGCTGTATTCCTACAAAAGCATTACTGGATAGTACGCATCACTACGCAGAAGCACAGCACGGGTTTGGTAGCCATGGAATTATGCTCAATGAAATTAATCTTGATTTTAGCCAGATGTATAAAAGGAAATCGGAGGTCGTAACTAAAAATACTTCCGGGCTTGAATTTTTAATGAATAAAAATAAAATCACCCATATTCAAGGGATGGCCCGATTTATTAATGATTCCACTATACAGATCAGCGGAAAAGATGGTGAACAAACTGTTGTGGCTAAACATTATATCATTGCAACAGGTTCCAAGCCTTCAACTATTTCCGGGATTGAAATTGATAAGAAAAGAATAATCACTTCTACCGAAGCTCTTTCTCTTCAGGAAAAGCCTAAAACGATGATAATCATCGGTGGTGGGGTAATCGGTGTTGAAATGGCCTCTATTTTTAGCAGAATAGGGACTAAAGTTACCATTCTTGAATACGCAGATCATCTTATTTCCACAATGGATCACGGGCTGGGCAGGAGCCTTCAAAAGATTCTTAAAAAAGAAGGAATTGAAATACATCTTAACCAGTCTGTTTATAAAGCGGAAAATTTGGGAGCTTCGGCAAAAGTTTTTTTTCGTGATCAAGGCGGAAAAGAAAATGAGCTGGAAGGAGATTATGTATTGATGGCGGTGGGAAGAAGACCTTATACAGAAGGGTTAGGACTTGAAAATACAGGGGTGCAGGTTAATAACCGTGGTTTTATTGAAGTAGATGAAAAATGCCGCACAGCAGTTTCTACTATTTATGCAATAGGTGATGTTATCGGTGGTGCAATGTTGGCCCACAAAGCGGAGGAAGAAGGTGTTCTTGTTGCAGAAACAATCAATGGCCAGAATCGCCATATCCATTATGACCGTATTCCTTCAGTGGTGTATACCTGGCCGGAAGTGGCATCTGTTGGATTTACAGAAGAATACCTTAAAAAAAATCAGATCGAATACAGGTCAGGATCGTTTCCTTTCTCGGCCAGTGCCAGGGCCAGAGCATCAATGGATACGGAAGGTTTTGCAAAAGTACTGGTAGATCCTAAATATGGTGAGATCTTAGGAGTTCACATTATTGGAGCAAGGGCTGCGGATTTAATTGCCCAGGGGGTTATAGCCCAGGAATATGAAGTGACAGCAGAGGATATGTTCCGTATTTCCTATGCACATCCTACCTATTCTGAAACTTTAAAAGAGGCTTACCTGATTGCTTCAGGACAAGGAGCAATTAATATATAA
- a CDS encoding GDSL-type esterase/lipase family protein has protein sequence MKKILSAFLLLSFAIFFSQEKKPMFWQDIQNFKKLDKETPPPKDAILLIGSSSFTRWTDVASYFPGKVIINRGFGGSRLTDLNAYADDLLAPYQPKQIIIYCGDNDFADNHDLKADVVVKRFKTFYKKIRQRFPNIEVDYISIKFSPSREILWPQMRETNKQIAAFLKKEKNAEYIDITKAMEDANGNVRRDIFLEDMLHLTPEGNKIWAHVIRPYMK, from the coding sequence ATGAAGAAGATTTTATCAGCATTCTTATTGCTGTCATTTGCCATTTTCTTTTCACAGGAAAAAAAACCGATGTTCTGGCAGGACATTCAAAATTTCAAAAAATTAGATAAGGAAACTCCACCCCCCAAAGATGCTATTCTTTTAATCGGCAGCTCATCTTTTACAAGATGGACAGATGTGGCGAGTTATTTTCCTGGTAAGGTAATCATCAACAGAGGATTTGGTGGCTCAAGGTTAACAGACCTGAATGCCTATGCTGATGATCTTCTCGCTCCTTATCAACCCAAACAAATCATCATTTATTGCGGGGATAATGATTTTGCAGACAATCACGATTTAAAAGCAGATGTGGTTGTCAAGCGTTTTAAAACTTTCTATAAAAAGATTCGTCAAAGGTTTCCTAACATAGAAGTCGATTACATTTCAATTAAATTTTCGCCAAGCCGGGAAATTCTCTGGCCACAAATGAGAGAAACCAACAAACAGATTGCCGCCTTTTTGAAAAAGGAAAAAAATGCTGAATATATTGATATCACTAAGGCAATGGAAGATGCGAATGGAAATGTAAGAAGAGATATTTTCCTTGAAGATATGCTTCATTTAACTCCGGAAGGAAATAAGATCTGGGCACATGTGATAAGACCTTATATGAAATAG
- a CDS encoding lipocalin family protein gives MKKQLLLFAFSALALTSCEDDNMQAYELDMMKGEWKTSKTEIISGKDNKTVLASDTPSGCSTKNTTVFRTDYFTSYTSYAGVGADCQQNGLSEGTFKYDTDSKDLTITYGNSGELKYRVAILNSTELKLQQLFGNIDINGDQVVDIAYITYKR, from the coding sequence ATGAAAAAACAACTACTTTTATTTGCCTTTTCAGCGCTAGCGCTTACTTCGTGTGAAGATGACAACATGCAGGCTTATGAACTGGATATGATGAAAGGAGAATGGAAGACAAGTAAAACAGAAATTATCTCCGGAAAAGACAATAAAACTGTACTTGCCTCTGATACTCCCAGCGGATGTAGTACCAAAAATACTACCGTGTTCAGAACCGATTATTTTACTTCATATACTTCTTACGCCGGAGTTGGTGCAGATTGTCAGCAGAATGGATTAAGTGAAGGAACCTTTAAATATGATACAGACTCTAAAGACCTTACCATAACATATGGAAATAGTGGGGAACTAAAATACAGAGTTGCGATTTTAAATAGTACGGAACTTAAGCTCCAACAGCTTTTTGGCAATATAGATATTAATGGAGACCAGGTTGTAGATATCGCCTACATTACCTACAAAAGATAA
- a CDS encoding AarF/UbiB family protein, translated as MFDKQQRKLKRSARLISVLSKYGFKDMLARMNGNKQEEEDSERSDEIISKGTVYERIRLVLEELGPTFVKLGQTFSNREDLLPPELIQELQKLQDKVDTVEMNVTEILENEFNISVKDHFLEIQSQPLATASIAQVYKATLADGTSVILKIKKADVQTVIEDDLLLIKDLERLVSSYSEIGEKLNLKQAIYTFEKSLLEEVSLINEKDNILQFTRNFKNNKETYVPKVYEEFSNNNILCMEFIDGIKVTDKAGLLAHNIDPVKVSEVGLRLFVSQILDYGFFHADPHAGNILVKKDGKVVFIDFGAVGQIQPNDKEILEDLIVSFVAKNSHKIVRYLKKMAVSYEIPDERRFENDVNDILNFVHSSSLQDINVQTVINKMKDILKDNRLHMPDYFYLLFKGISLIEGVGRNINPDLDIVKSLNPYTKKIFAKKISPKNILKTGMDKMMNFTDNVDEIPRELRSVLQKLDENKFSISSEIKNIDKTNQIIKSSAVNMILALILGANMIATAIVFVSEAPPRIGEMSLIAVLGFIFSVILVLILLLRITRK; from the coding sequence ATGTTTGATAAGCAACAGAGAAAACTGAAAAGATCTGCCAGGCTGATTTCCGTATTAAGCAAATATGGTTTTAAAGATATGCTGGCCCGGATGAATGGGAATAAGCAGGAAGAGGAGGATTCTGAACGTTCTGATGAAATTATTTCAAAAGGAACTGTTTACGAAAGGATCAGATTGGTTTTGGAAGAGTTGGGACCAACATTCGTGAAATTGGGACAAACATTTAGCAACAGGGAAGATTTACTTCCCCCGGAACTGATTCAGGAATTACAGAAACTACAGGATAAGGTGGATACTGTAGAAATGAATGTAACTGAAATCCTGGAAAATGAATTCAATATTTCAGTGAAGGATCATTTTCTGGAAATTCAATCCCAACCCTTAGCAACCGCATCCATTGCACAGGTGTATAAGGCTACTTTAGCAGATGGGACCAGTGTAATCCTAAAGATAAAAAAAGCCGATGTACAGACCGTTATTGAGGATGATTTGCTTTTGATCAAAGATCTGGAAAGGCTTGTTTCTTCTTATTCTGAAATTGGAGAGAAGCTGAACTTAAAACAGGCTATATACACATTTGAGAAATCGTTGCTTGAGGAAGTTTCTCTGATCAATGAAAAAGATAACATTTTACAGTTTACGCGGAACTTTAAAAATAATAAGGAAACCTACGTTCCAAAAGTCTATGAGGAATTTTCCAATAATAACATTCTCTGTATGGAATTTATTGATGGAATAAAGGTCACAGATAAAGCAGGACTTTTAGCTCATAATATTGATCCTGTAAAGGTTTCTGAAGTGGGATTAAGGTTGTTTGTATCTCAGATCCTCGACTATGGTTTCTTTCACGCAGATCCGCATGCCGGAAATATCCTGGTAAAGAAGGATGGAAAAGTTGTTTTTATTGACTTTGGAGCAGTAGGGCAGATTCAGCCTAATGATAAAGAAATCCTTGAGGATCTTATTGTAAGTTTTGTAGCGAAAAACTCACACAAAATAGTGAGGTATCTGAAGAAGATGGCTGTCAGTTATGAAATTCCGGACGAAAGAAGATTTGAAAATGATGTAAATGATATTCTGAATTTTGTTCATAGTTCTTCTTTACAGGATATCAATGTTCAGACGGTAATCAATAAAATGAAAGACATTTTGAAAGATAACCGCCTTCATATGCCGGACTATTTTTATCTGTTGTTTAAAGGAATCAGCCTTATAGAGGGAGTAGGAAGGAATATTAATCCGGATCTGGACATTGTTAAAAGTCTTAATCCTTATACCAAAAAGATATTTGCCAAAAAAATAAGTCCGAAAAATATACTTAAAACCGGAATGGATAAAATGATGAATTTCACGGATAATGTAGATGAAATTCCCAGAGAACTCCGTTCTGTTTTACAAAAGCTGGATGAAAATAAGTTTAGCATTTCCAGTGAAATTAAAAATATTGACAAAACGAATCAGATCATCAAATCCAGTGCGGTTAATATGATTTTAGCGCTCATATTGGGAGCAAACATGATTGCAACGGCAATTGTTTTTGTGTCAGAGGCTCCTCCGAGGATCGGAGAAATGTCACTGATAGCGGTATTGGGGTTTATCTTTTCAGTGATATTGGTTTTGATTCTGTTACTGAGGATAACCAGAAAGTAA
- a CDS encoding bifunctional GNAT family N-acetyltransferase/carbon-nitrogen hydrolase family protein codes for MQVDTRTLSVQDYDELVETMRRAYPQMSEYVWSKKSIEKLTKIFPKGQICITVDGKLAAVALSIIVNYDEFGDDHTYSDITGNYTFNTHSSTGNVLYGIEVFVDPEYRELRLGRRLYDARKELCEQLNLKSIVLGGRIPNYHKYSDELSTRDYIRKVRDKEIYDPVLSFQLSNNFLPIRVLKKYLPEDESSKENAVLLQWNNIYYSKKPNTMQDSIIRLGLVQWQMRHFKNIDAFYEQVEFFVNVMGDYKSDFVLFPELFNTPLLAPFNKLSERDSMIELAKLTDQIKERISELAISYNVNIISGSMPVFDPENNDLYNVSYLLHRDGRIDEYRKIHITPNERKYYGMKGGSEIKVFDTDCGKIGLVICYDVEFPELPRILADQGMKVLFVPYLTDTQNAYMRVRHCAAARAIENECYVAIAGCVGNLPGVNNMDIQFGQAAVFTPSDFAFPSNAVKGEATPNTEMTLIVDVDLNLLKDLHYNGSVQILKDRRNDLYETYLK; via the coding sequence ATGCAAGTAGATACAAGGACCTTAAGTGTACAGGATTATGATGAACTGGTAGAAACAATGAGGCGTGCCTACCCTCAGATGTCAGAATATGTATGGTCTAAAAAAAGCATCGAAAAATTAACGAAAATATTCCCAAAGGGACAGATCTGTATTACAGTAGATGGCAAATTAGCTGCTGTGGCGCTTTCCATCATCGTAAATTATGATGAATTCGGAGATGATCATACTTATAGTGATATTACCGGAAATTATACTTTCAATACCCATTCGTCAACAGGAAATGTACTGTATGGGATCGAAGTTTTTGTAGATCCGGAATACCGTGAACTGAGATTGGGAAGAAGATTGTATGATGCAAGAAAAGAATTATGCGAACAATTGAATCTGAAATCGATTGTGTTGGGTGGAAGAATTCCGAATTACCACAAATACAGTGACGAATTATCGACGAGGGATTATATACGGAAAGTGAGGGATAAGGAAATTTATGATCCTGTTTTATCTTTTCAGCTTTCCAATAACTTTTTACCCATCCGTGTTTTAAAAAAATATCTTCCGGAAGATGAATCTTCAAAGGAAAATGCAGTTTTGCTGCAATGGAATAATATCTATTACAGTAAAAAGCCAAACACGATGCAGGATAGTATTATCCGGCTTGGCCTTGTACAATGGCAAATGAGGCACTTTAAGAATATTGATGCCTTTTATGAGCAGGTGGAGTTTTTTGTTAATGTAATGGGAGATTATAAATCTGATTTCGTTTTGTTTCCGGAACTATTCAATACTCCTTTGCTGGCACCCTTTAACAAACTATCGGAAAGAGATAGCATGATTGAGTTGGCAAAATTAACTGACCAGATCAAAGAGAGAATCTCGGAATTGGCTATTAGTTATAATGTGAATATTATTTCAGGAAGCATGCCGGTTTTTGATCCTGAAAATAATGACCTTTATAACGTCAGCTATCTGTTGCACCGTGACGGACGCATTGATGAATACAGGAAAATTCATATTACGCCTAATGAAAGAAAATACTACGGAATGAAAGGTGGGAGTGAAATTAAAGTATTCGATACCGATTGCGGAAAAATAGGTCTTGTAATTTGCTATGATGTAGAGTTTCCGGAACTGCCTAGAATTCTGGCAGACCAGGGAATGAAGGTCCTTTTTGTCCCTTACCTTACAGATACTCAAAACGCTTATATGAGGGTTCGCCATTGTGCAGCAGCAAGAGCCATTGAAAATGAATGTTATGTTGCCATAGCTGGCTGTGTGGGGAATTTACCGGGGGTGAATAATATGGATATTCAATTCGGCCAGGCAGCTGTATTTACCCCTTCTGATTTTGCTTTCCCATCTAATGCCGTAAAAGGGGAAGCTACCCCTAATACGGAGATGACCTTGATTGTGGATGTAGATCTAAATCTTTTAAAAGACCTTCACTACAATGGTTCTGTTCAGATTCTAAAAGACAGGAGAAATGATCTCTATGAAACTTATCTTAAATAG
- a CDS encoding iron-containing alcohol dehydrogenase gives MLNFEFKNPTKILFGKGEITKISKEIPADAKILMIYGGGSIKSNGVYDQVKEALKDYEVHEFGGVPANPEYEVLINALQVIKEKGITFLLAVGGGSVIDGTKFLSAAANYHGEPWEILTKPVRTFEGEGMPFGSILTLPATGSEMNSGYVISRRETNEKLSTGGPGLFPQFSVLDPEVVRSIPKRQIVNGITDAYTHVLEQYMTAPSSADLQERIAESILISLQETAPKVMADNFDYDAAGNFMWCCTMALNGLIQKGVITDWAVHAMGHELTAYYGIDHARTLAIIAPSHYRYNFDSKKGKLAQYAERVWGIKEGSIEEKAEAGIKKLEEFFHSLDIQTKLSEYTQEFKGTAERVEKAFTDRNWLGLGEYKKLTPQDAYKIVEMSY, from the coding sequence ATGCTCAATTTCGAATTTAAAAATCCAACCAAAATACTTTTTGGAAAAGGTGAAATCACTAAAATTTCAAAAGAAATTCCTGCTGATGCCAAAATATTAATGATTTACGGAGGTGGAAGCATTAAAAGTAACGGCGTTTATGATCAAGTAAAAGAAGCTTTAAAAGATTATGAAGTGCATGAATTCGGGGGTGTTCCAGCTAATCCGGAATACGAGGTACTTATCAATGCACTGCAGGTGATCAAAGAGAAAGGAATTACTTTTCTCCTGGCAGTAGGTGGCGGTTCGGTTATTGACGGAACGAAATTTCTTTCCGCGGCAGCCAACTACCATGGTGAGCCTTGGGAAATCCTCACCAAACCGGTGAGAACCTTTGAAGGAGAAGGGATGCCTTTCGGAAGTATTCTGACTCTTCCTGCAACAGGTTCCGAAATGAACTCAGGATATGTTATTTCAAGAAGAGAAACTAACGAAAAATTATCCACAGGAGGTCCCGGTCTTTTCCCGCAATTTTCAGTTTTAGATCCGGAGGTTGTACGATCGATCCCTAAAAGACAAATCGTTAATGGAATTACCGATGCATACACGCACGTTCTTGAACAATATATGACGGCTCCATCTTCTGCAGACCTGCAGGAAAGAATTGCAGAAAGTATTTTGATCAGTCTTCAGGAAACGGCTCCAAAAGTAATGGCCGACAATTTTGATTATGATGCTGCCGGAAACTTTATGTGGTGCTGTACAATGGCCCTGAATGGTCTGATCCAGAAAGGAGTGATCACAGACTGGGCTGTTCATGCTATGGGTCATGAATTAACAGCTTATTATGGCATTGATCACGCGAGAACTTTAGCCATTATTGCCCCTTCTCATTACCGATATAATTTTGATTCCAAAAAAGGAAAACTGGCACAATATGCTGAAAGAGTTTGGGGAATTAAAGAAGGAAGTATTGAGGAAAAAGCAGAAGCTGGTATTAAGAAGCTGGAAGAATTTTTCCACAGCTTAGATATCCAGACTAAACTCTCAGAATATACCCAAGAATTTAAAGGTACTGCTGAAAGAGTGGAAAAAGCTTTTACAGACAGGAACTGGCTAGGTCTGGGAGAATACAAAAAGTTAACTCCTCAGGATGCTTATAAGATCGTAGAAATGAGTTACTAA
- a CDS encoding DEAD/DEAH box helicase: MEKLTFADFGLPVKILDVLADLELFEPTPIQEKSISPILSGRDVMGIAQTGTGKTLAYLLPVLKTWKYNKSGNPTVLVLVPTRELVVQVTEILEKLTANITARVIGIYGGKNINTQKLLFDNGCDILVGTPGRVMDLAIDNAISLKEVQKLIIDEFDEMLNLGFRPQLTHIFEMMKEKRQNILFSATMTEAVDEMLDEYFAHPIEISLAKSGTPLEKIEQTGYKVENFNTKINLLEHLLKNDAEISKVLIFTNNKKNSDLLFTKIEELFPGQFDVIHSNKSQNYRLKAMKRFENEEIRGLITTDVMARGLDISDITHVINFETPEVPEQYIHRIGRTGRADKNGKAVTFVTKKEEPLVLDIELLMDKELKFIDFPEEVKINPKKIASEEDQIIMKNPAQVKLYEGGGAFHEKKDKNKKENWGGPSKRKAPKKFGANRAQQKAISKSKRKK; this comes from the coding sequence ATGGAAAAACTCACTTTTGCAGATTTTGGCCTGCCGGTAAAAATTCTTGATGTTTTAGCAGATTTGGAACTGTTTGAACCTACTCCTATTCAGGAAAAGAGTATCAGCCCGATACTTTCGGGTAGGGATGTAATGGGAATTGCCCAAACCGGAACAGGAAAAACTTTAGCATATCTTTTACCGGTTCTTAAGACCTGGAAGTATAACAAAAGTGGAAATCCAACGGTATTGGTATTGGTTCCTACCAGGGAGCTGGTGGTACAGGTAACTGAAATTCTTGAAAAGTTAACCGCCAATATTACCGCAAGAGTTATCGGAATTTACGGAGGAAAAAATATCAATACACAGAAGCTTTTATTTGATAACGGATGTGATATTTTGGTAGGAACTCCGGGAAGGGTAATGGATCTGGCAATTGATAACGCAATTTCTCTTAAAGAAGTTCAGAAGCTGATCATTGATGAGTTTGATGAAATGCTTAATTTAGGTTTCAGACCACAACTGACTCATATTTTTGAAATGATGAAAGAGAAAAGACAGAATATTCTTTTCTCTGCTACAATGACGGAAGCTGTAGATGAAATGCTGGATGAATATTTTGCCCATCCTATAGAAATTTCATTAGCAAAGTCCGGAACTCCTCTGGAAAAGATAGAACAGACAGGATATAAAGTTGAAAATTTCAATACGAAGATCAATCTACTGGAGCATTTACTTAAAAATGACGCCGAAATCTCTAAAGTTCTGATCTTTACCAATAATAAGAAGAACTCCGATTTGTTATTTACAAAGATTGAGGAACTTTTCCCCGGACAATTTGATGTTATCCACTCCAATAAATCTCAAAACTATAGATTGAAAGCGATGAAACGCTTTGAAAATGAAGAAATCAGAGGCCTGATCACTACAGACGTTATGGCAAGGGGGCTTGATATCTCAGATATTACCCATGTCATCAACTTTGAGACTCCTGAAGTTCCTGAACAGTATATCCATAGAATTGGTAGAACAGGTAGAGCGGATAAAAACGGTAAAGCTGTTACTTTTGTTACTAAAAAAGAAGAACCGTTGGTACTGGATATCGAGCTTTTGATGGATAAAGAGCTGAAATTTATAGATTTCCCTGAAGAAGTAAAAATCAACCCTAAGAAGATTGCATCTGAAGAAGATCAGATTATAATGAAGAATCCGGCACAGGTGAAGCTTTACGAAGGAGGTGGAGCTTTCCATGAGAAAAAAGATAAGAATAAAAAGGAAAACTGGGGTGGACCTTCTAAAAGAAAAGCACCAAAGAAATTTGGGGCTAACAGGGCACAGCAGAAAGCAATTTCGAAATCAAAAAGAAAGAAATAA
- a CDS encoding helix-turn-helix domain-containing protein has protein sequence MSKKRSDCPISSSLEIWGDKWSLLIIRDLMLHKECTYGAFLKAEEKIATNILASRLQHLLENGIIDKKDHPENKLKVIYSLTEKGIDLVPIIVEINLWGDKYLSTPPDKVEMLKRIKKDKEKFIETAKAYLKGK, from the coding sequence ATGAGTAAAAAAAGATCCGACTGCCCTATCAGCTCTTCCCTTGAAATATGGGGAGATAAATGGTCCCTGCTTATCATCCGTGACCTTATGCTTCATAAAGAATGTACTTACGGAGCTTTTTTGAAAGCAGAGGAAAAAATAGCCACCAATATATTAGCCTCGAGGTTACAACATTTACTGGAAAACGGTATTATTGATAAAAAAGATCATCCTGAAAATAAATTAAAAGTCATTTATTCTCTCACTGAGAAAGGAATTGACCTCGTCCCTATCATCGTAGAGATCAATCTTTGGGGTGATAAATATTTATCAACACCTCCTGATAAAGTAGAGATGCTGAAAAGAATAAAAAAAGATAAAGAAAAGTTTATAGAAACTGCCAAAGCGTACCTGAAGGGAAAATGA